Proteins encoded together in one Priestia filamentosa window:
- a CDS encoding reverse transcriptase/maturase family protein, with product MQNAVKVLSIISKKGKNRTPIERVYRLLFKKEFYLMAYQNLYANNGAMTAGSDGETVDGMSLRKIDDIIESLQSERYRWTPVRREYINKKNSNKKRPLGIPSWSDKLLQEVIKLILGAYYEPQFSDRSHGFRTNRGCQSALEEIKFKGGWKSVKWFIEGDIKGCFDNIDHDILINILGEKVKDNRLLRLLTNLLKNGYMEDWKYNQTLSGCPQGNVLSPLLANIYMDRLDKFVESKLIPRYTKGTRRNASPEYKKLQKLISRHTYRKEWDVVAKLKKEAHKIPSKDTHDENFRRLYYIRYADDWLMGFSGSKKEAETIKQEIADFLTNELKLNLSKEKTLITHGKTQYARFLGYDIHVLHSDTKLDKRGQRSINGAIGLRVPQEVMNLKEKEYMKKGKPIHKPERTINSDYDIISQYQSEFRGFVQYYMMAYNVHRMGKVKRTMELSLMKTFANKYKSKLNKMYKKYKSTRFIKGKGKQKAKELKVIQIVVEREKKKPLIAYFGGFEIKFQKSAKIEDTPTQIYNTRSQLIDRLLNDTCELCSSHEKIQIHHVKKLKDLRKTGREQANWVKRMIAMNRKTLAVCEKCHISIHSGTYDGKKIG from the coding sequence ATGCAGAACGCCGTAAAAGTTTTAAGTATCATTAGCAAAAAAGGTAAAAATAGAACTCCAATTGAAAGAGTCTATCGACTTTTATTCAAAAAGGAATTCTACCTAATGGCTTATCAAAATCTTTACGCAAATAATGGAGCAATGACAGCAGGTTCCGATGGAGAAACAGTTGATGGGATGTCGCTTAGGAAAATTGATGACATCATTGAGAGTTTGCAATCGGAACGATATCGATGGACGCCCGTTAGAAGAGAATACATCAACAAGAAAAACAGCAATAAAAAACGTCCCTTAGGTATTCCCTCTTGGTCTGATAAGTTATTACAAGAAGTAATTAAGTTGATTTTAGGAGCTTATTATGAGCCACAATTTAGCGATCGGTCGCACGGATTCCGCACGAACCGTGGCTGCCAATCCGCCCTGGAAGAAATCAAATTTAAAGGTGGTTGGAAAAGTGTTAAATGGTTCATCGAAGGAGATATTAAAGGCTGCTTTGACAATATAGACCACGATATTTTAATTAATATCTTGGGTGAAAAGGTCAAAGACAACCGTCTTCTACGGCTTTTAACAAACCTATTGAAAAACGGCTATATGGAAGACTGGAAATACAATCAGACACTAAGTGGTTGCCCTCAAGGTAACGTGCTTAGTCCATTACTAGCAAATATCTATATGGATAGGCTAGACAAATTCGTTGAGAGCAAGCTTATCCCACGGTATACAAAAGGAACTAGACGTAATGCCAGCCCAGAATATAAAAAGTTACAAAAACTAATCAGCAGGCATACATACCGTAAGGAATGGGATGTCGTAGCAAAGTTGAAGAAAGAAGCACATAAAATTCCATCGAAAGATACACACGATGAAAATTTTAGAAGGCTCTACTACATTCGTTATGCTGACGATTGGTTAATGGGGTTTTCAGGGAGTAAAAAAGAAGCTGAAACTATTAAGCAAGAAATCGCAGATTTCTTAACGAATGAACTGAAACTGAATTTAAGTAAAGAAAAGACATTAATTACTCACGGTAAAACACAATACGCTAGATTCCTAGGCTATGATATCCATGTACTACATAGTGATACCAAACTAGATAAGCGAGGACAAAGAAGCATTAACGGAGCTATTGGACTAAGAGTGCCCCAAGAAGTAATGAACCTGAAAGAAAAAGAATATATGAAAAAGGGTAAACCCATTCACAAGCCTGAAAGAACCATCAATTCGGACTATGATATTATCAGTCAATATCAATCAGAGTTTAGGGGTTTTGTTCAATACTATATGATGGCTTATAACGTCCACAGAATGGGCAAAGTAAAAAGAACGATGGAACTCTCCTTGATGAAAACATTCGCTAATAAGTATAAGTCTAAGCTTAACAAGATGTACAAGAAATACAAATCAACTAGGTTTATAAAGGGCAAAGGAAAACAAAAGGCAAAAGAACTTAAGGTCATTCAGATAGTCGTTGAAAGAGAAAAGAAAAAACCACTAATAGCCTACTTTGGTGGATTTGAAATTAAATTTCAAAAGAGTGCAAAGATTGAAGATACACCAACGCAAATTTACAATACAAGAAGTCAGTTGATAGATAGATTATTAAATGACACTTGCGAACTTTGCAGTTCTCACGAAAAAATTCAAATACACCACGTTAAAAAACTAAAAGACCTAAGAAAAACAGGCAGAGAACAAGCCAACTGGGTAAAGAGAATGATAGCTATGAACAGAAAGACATTGGCTGTCTGTGAAAAATGCCATATCAGCATACATTCAGGGACATATGATGGAAAGAAAATTGGCTAA
- a CDS encoding LLM class flavin-dependent oxidoreductase, giving the protein MKLSILDQSPISSGQTAKEALNESMKLAQAGENLGYSRYWIAEHHDLPGLACSAPEVMLSYIGANTNKIRIGSGAVLLPYYKPYKVAEVYNMLATLFPNRIDMGIGRAPGGSAEATNALSDNFLQQVWNMPNLVNNLIHFLDDDFPEDHEHSKVTASPLPEISPVPYILGTSKKSALFAAENGLSYAFGQFMSDNDGASIIQKYKDSFTPRKRGDRPTVILTVSVICAETNEQAEEISLSPLIWSLLKEKGEGHLGVPSIQEAKQYVLNPIEKTTLHKMKQNMIIGNPHVVKQKLNELQTLYKIDEIMIVTITHSPEDRIQSYQLIAEEILKKRYDLN; this is encoded by the coding sequence ATGAAATTAAGTATTTTAGATCAGTCACCAATTTCTTCAGGTCAAACAGCTAAAGAAGCATTAAATGAATCAATGAAATTAGCTCAAGCTGGAGAAAATTTAGGGTATTCTCGCTATTGGATCGCCGAACACCATGATTTACCAGGACTTGCATGTTCAGCACCAGAAGTGATGTTAAGTTATATTGGAGCTAATACAAATAAAATACGTATTGGTTCAGGAGCCGTTTTGTTGCCTTATTATAAACCGTATAAAGTGGCAGAAGTTTATAATATGCTAGCTACATTGTTTCCTAATCGAATTGATATGGGTATTGGACGAGCTCCAGGTGGGTCGGCTGAAGCGACAAATGCATTATCTGATAACTTTTTGCAGCAGGTGTGGAACATGCCAAATTTAGTGAATAATCTTATTCATTTTTTAGATGATGATTTTCCGGAAGATCACGAGCACTCAAAAGTTACAGCTTCTCCACTCCCAGAAATTTCACCAGTACCTTATATTTTAGGTACCAGTAAAAAAAGTGCATTATTTGCAGCAGAAAATGGATTATCCTATGCTTTTGGACAGTTTATGAGCGACAATGATGGAGCATCTATTATTCAAAAATACAAGGATTCATTTACACCAAGAAAACGGGGGGACCGCCCTACGGTGATCTTAACTGTTTCAGTGATATGTGCAGAAACGAATGAACAGGCAGAAGAAATTTCCTTAAGTCCCCTTATTTGGTCCTTGTTGAAGGAAAAGGGAGAAGGTCACCTTGGCGTCCCTTCTATTCAAGAAGCAAAGCAATACGTGCTAAATCCAATAGAAAAAACAACCCTACATAAGATGAAACAGAACATGATAATCGGGAATCCTCATGTAGTGAAACAGAAATTGAACGAGCTACAAACTTTATATAAAATAGATGAAATCATGATTGTAACGATAACACACTCTCCGGAAGACCGAATTCAGTCCTATCAATTGATTGCAGAAGAAATACTAAAAAAGAGATATGACCTTAATTAA
- a CDS encoding DUF3219 family protein, translating into MVKEIILNNTLIKVHSFEERKVNNSTEISVGFEVTSEAYHDIATLLCQGTFDVKVPERALSFIGTIKQYSTSITNLYEKGQVGDYSLTLLEVKN; encoded by the coding sequence ATGGTAAAAGAAATAATATTGAATAATACTTTAATTAAAGTGCACAGTTTTGAAGAAAGAAAAGTGAATAATTCCACTGAGATTTCAGTTGGTTTTGAAGTCACGAGTGAGGCGTATCATGATATAGCAACGTTACTATGTCAAGGTACATTTGATGTGAAAGTACCTGAAAGAGCCTTATCATTTATAGGAACCATTAAGCAATATTCTACTTCAATTACAAATTTGTACGAAAAAGGGCAAGTTGGAGATTATTCATTAACTTTGCTTGAAGTGAAGAATTAA
- a CDS encoding DUF378 domain-containing protein, whose amino-acid sequence MTGLQKGALVLSIIGAINWGLVGLFQFDLVATLFGGSDAILARIVYVLVAIAGLINIGLLFKSNERVTKSSQQPNTSY is encoded by the coding sequence ATGACGGGATTACAAAAAGGAGCTCTTGTCTTGAGCATTATCGGTGCCATTAACTGGGGATTAGTAGGGTTATTCCAATTTGATTTAGTAGCTACACTTTTTGGTGGGAGTGACGCAATCTTAGCTCGAATTGTTTATGTTTTAGTCGCCATTGCTGGTTTAATAAATATCGGTTTGCTCTTCAAGTCAAACGAAAGGGTTACAAAGAGTTCACAACAACCAAACACTTCTTATTAG
- a CDS encoding M14 family metallopeptidase — protein MKKSVKLTTLPAILSLGLLLSPFAVQADTPYYRKIYSQPEKIIGLYPEVVPAEATPAFTKGQEAFTTQEEMMAYVQKLAKKSPYVKLKTIGKSQEEREIPVLYFSKDKKFADGKASKKPTVWLQSQIHGNEPASGESVLAVATRLTEDLGKDVLSKVNIVVVPRINPDGSYAFKRQLANNLDGNRDYIKLESPEVQSLRNEFNRFSPEVVIDAHEYTPYSSSFKNIGKEGVWKYHDILLQSGRNLNIPKSIREVSDELFVNSTLHDIKKQGYSGEVYYTSQVNKQGQLEIEEGSVESRIGRNSLGLYPSFSFLVESRGIGIGREDFGRRVGAQVATQEKLIKQTALHAKQIKSIVAKEKAALVRKGKNANDHDLIVVNSENKKIPNSTLEMVDVESASVKNIPVTYYSAKEATPSLVRERPTAYILKPGYEGLAAKLKGQGVKGFKLSKETALSVEAYNVSSRIENEAYENRPNIKVQTSLNQKTVSFPKESYVFLTSQPQNNLLSLSLEPESVDSFTTFGYLPTEIGQELDVYRFTRSIEKSPLQKESHK, from the coding sequence ATGAAAAAAAGTGTAAAACTGACAACCTTGCCGGCTATTTTATCACTCGGATTATTGCTATCGCCATTTGCGGTACAAGCTGATACGCCTTACTACAGAAAGATCTACAGTCAGCCCGAAAAAATTATAGGACTTTATCCAGAAGTAGTGCCAGCAGAAGCGACACCTGCATTTACGAAAGGCCAAGAAGCATTTACGACGCAAGAAGAAATGATGGCTTATGTACAAAAGCTCGCTAAAAAAAGTCCATATGTAAAACTTAAAACTATTGGTAAGTCACAAGAAGAAAGAGAAATTCCAGTGCTCTATTTTTCAAAAGATAAAAAGTTTGCGGATGGAAAAGCATCAAAAAAGCCAACCGTTTGGCTTCAAAGTCAAATTCACGGAAATGAACCGGCAAGTGGCGAATCTGTGTTAGCTGTAGCAACTCGTTTAACGGAAGACCTTGGAAAAGATGTACTGAGTAAGGTTAACATCGTTGTTGTCCCGCGCATTAATCCAGACGGATCATATGCGTTCAAACGTCAGCTTGCGAATAATTTAGATGGAAACCGCGACTACATAAAACTTGAAAGTCCAGAAGTACAAAGCTTGCGAAATGAATTTAATCGTTTTTCACCAGAAGTCGTCATTGACGCCCATGAATATACTCCTTACAGCAGCAGTTTTAAAAATATCGGGAAAGAAGGCGTCTGGAAGTATCATGATATTTTACTTCAATCCGGCCGAAACTTAAATATTCCGAAAAGCATTAGAGAAGTATCTGATGAGTTATTTGTGAACAGTACACTTCATGATATTAAAAAGCAAGGATACTCGGGCGAGGTATACTATACGTCCCAAGTCAACAAGCAAGGACAGCTTGAGATTGAGGAAGGCTCGGTTGAATCGAGGATCGGCCGAAATTCATTAGGATTGTATCCATCGTTTTCATTTTTAGTAGAAAGCCGTGGAATTGGCATTGGCCGTGAAGATTTTGGTCGACGAGTAGGGGCGCAAGTTGCGACGCAGGAAAAGCTGATTAAACAAACAGCTTTGCACGCCAAACAAATCAAATCGATTGTCGCCAAAGAAAAAGCAGCCCTTGTTCGAAAAGGAAAGAATGCCAATGACCACGATCTAATTGTGGTGAATAGTGAAAATAAGAAAATACCAAACTCCACTCTTGAAATGGTGGATGTTGAAAGTGCTTCTGTCAAAAATATTCCTGTGACATATTACAGTGCAAAAGAAGCTACGCCGTCCCTTGTCCGGGAACGTCCGACTGCTTATATTTTAAAACCAGGTTATGAGGGTCTAGCTGCAAAACTGAAAGGGCAAGGAGTAAAAGGATTCAAGTTATCCAAAGAAACAGCTCTTTCAGTAGAGGCTTATAACGTCAGCAGTCGTATTGAAAATGAAGCATATGAAAACAGACCAAATATAAAAGTACAAACAAGCCTAAACCAAAAAACAGTTTCGTTTCCAAAGGAAAGCTACGTCTTTTTAACGTCACAGCCTCAAAACAATTTATTATCTCTATCGCTTGAGCCTGAATCAGTAGACAGTTTTACGACGTTCGGGTATCTGCCTACTGAAATAGGACAAGAACTTGATGTCTATCGTTTTACACGTTCGATTGAGAAATCGCCATTGCAAAAAGAGTCTCATAAATAA
- a CDS encoding PLP-dependent aminotransferase family protein, translating to MPINSFENYPMSWKPSIDKTKKPIYQAIAGQLEQDIINRALLPGTKLPPQRELADYLDLNLSTISKAFKVCELKGLLSATVGSGTFVSYDALSNAYLLEDIKPKHLIEMGATLPDNASYEPLLLQLKNMLQETDYEKWFGYGRPGDSLWQKDAAVKLIRRGGFETTVDHILFANGGQNAIAATLASLCQPGDRMGVNQHTYPGLKTAAAMLSVQLVPIKSENYEMSPTAFEYACKNENIKGIYLIPDYHNPTACCMSVENRKAIAAIAQKYNQFIIEDATYHLHNDKSLPAVASYAPEQVIYIASLSKSIAPGLRLAYVSVPSRLKETISKALYNLNISVSPLLAELTARIIVSNQFEVIIERHREQTIRRNQVVNQHLADYTCLGTDTGIFHWLLLPGKITGAEFEILAAQQGVQVYAAERFVVGNSCPERAVRVAVCAPKTLEELEQGLMILTRLLNDCT from the coding sequence ATGCCAATTAATTCTTTTGAAAACTATCCGATGAGCTGGAAGCCATCTATTGATAAAACGAAAAAGCCTATTTATCAAGCAATCGCAGGTCAGCTGGAACAAGATATTATAAACAGAGCTTTATTACCTGGAACAAAACTTCCTCCACAGCGAGAACTGGCTGATTATTTAGATTTAAATTTGAGTACCATCTCAAAAGCATTTAAGGTGTGTGAGTTAAAGGGCTTATTAAGTGCAACTGTTGGAAGTGGTACATTTGTATCTTATGATGCGTTATCGAATGCATATTTACTTGAAGATATAAAGCCTAAGCATTTAATTGAAATGGGCGCAACACTGCCAGATAATGCTTCATACGAGCCACTCCTACTTCAACTAAAAAATATGCTGCAGGAGACAGATTATGAAAAATGGTTTGGTTATGGTCGACCGGGTGATAGCCTTTGGCAAAAAGATGCAGCTGTAAAGCTAATTCGAAGAGGTGGATTTGAAACAACAGTTGATCACATTTTATTTGCAAATGGGGGGCAAAATGCCATTGCTGCCACACTGGCGAGTCTTTGTCAGCCAGGAGATCGTATGGGCGTTAATCAGCATACCTACCCGGGTTTAAAAACTGCTGCAGCGATGCTTAGTGTACAATTAGTACCTATAAAATCAGAGAATTATGAAATGAGTCCAACTGCCTTTGAATATGCATGTAAAAATGAGAATATTAAAGGTATTTACTTGATCCCTGATTATCATAATCCAACTGCTTGTTGTATGTCTGTTGAGAACCGAAAAGCAATTGCAGCAATTGCCCAAAAGTATAATCAGTTCATTATTGAAGATGCGACGTATCATCTACATAACGATAAATCACTTCCAGCAGTGGCATCCTATGCACCAGAACAGGTTATCTATATTGCGAGTTTATCGAAATCAATAGCACCAGGGTTACGACTAGCCTATGTATCAGTGCCGAGTCGATTGAAGGAGACAATCTCAAAGGCACTTTATAATTTAAATATATCAGTTTCCCCGTTATTAGCAGAACTGACAGCACGTATTATTGTATCGAATCAATTTGAAGTTATAATTGAGAGACATCGGGAACAAACCATTCGCAGAAATCAAGTTGTAAATCAGCATTTGGCGGACTATACGTGTTTAGGTACTGATACAGGCATTTTTCATTGGTTGCTATTACCAGGAAAGATTACAGGTGCTGAATTTGAAATATTAGCTGCACAGCAAGGGGTGCAAGTGTATGCAGCTGAACGTTTTGTAGTAGGAAATAGTTGTCCAGAGAGGGCTGTAAGGGTTGCTGTCTGTGCACCAAAAACACTTGAAGAGCTTGAACAAGGATTGATGATCCTAACACGTTTATTAAACGATTGTACATAA